The Setaria viridis chromosome 6, Setaria_viridis_v4.0, whole genome shotgun sequence genome contains a region encoding:
- the LOC117861459 gene encoding protein NUCLEAR FUSION DEFECTIVE 4 yields the protein MASSNVKVKAGTRPPWVGLAAAVWVQMAAGNAYTFPLYSPALKSVLGYDQRQLAMLGVANDVGENFGVVAGVLCNSFPPWLVLLVGAAFCFLGFGTLWLAVSGTVIGMPYWLLWIALAIGTNSNAWFVTAVLVTNMRNFPLRRGVVAGLLKGYVGLSAALFTQVFSGLLHRSPTALLLLLAVGIPIVCLSTMYYVRPCKPAIGAGGEEEDAMQDGHFAFAQAASVLLGAYLVGTTVLGSAVKLSDAASYALFGVTVLLLLAPLAIPVKMTLFRKKKPTLVEPPASAEEEPLLIPSDLPPADEDSEKVDVLLAEGEGAVVKRKRRPRRGEDFKFTEALVKADFWLLWFGYFIGVGTGVTVLNNLAQIGAAAGIADTTILLSLFGLGNFLGRLGGGAISEKFVRSVLLLPRPIWMSLTQTVLAVAYLCLAYALTPGVVYACAAVVGLCYGVQFAVMIPTVSELFGLKNFGLFYNLMAVANPLGAVLFSEELAGRLYDGEAARQRHSGGHPHACIGPECFRVAFVVLAGCCALGTAVSLVLAARIRPVFRALYAGGSFRLPNSNQQH from the exons ATGGCGAGCAGCAACGTGAAGGTGAAGGCCGGGACGCGGCCGCCGTGGGTggggcttgcggcggcggtgtgggTTCAGATGGCGGCGGGCAACGCGTACACGTTCCCGCTCTACTCGCCGGCACTCAAGTCGGTGCTCGGCTACGACCAGCGGCAGCTCGCCATGCTGGGCGTCGCCAACGACGTCGGCGAGAACttcggcgtcgtcgccggcgtgctCTGCAACAGCTTCCCGCCCTGGCTCGTGCTGCTCGTTGGCGCCGCCTTCTGCTTCCTCGGCTTCGGCACGCTCTGGCTCGCCGTCAGCGGGACCGTGATTGGCATGCCGTACTGGCTG CTATGGATCGCTCTGGCGATCGGGACCAACAGCAACGCGTGGTTCGTGACGGCCGTGCTGGTGACCAACATGCGCAACTTCCcgctccgccgcggcgtcgtcgccggcctcctcaAGGGCTACGTCGGCCTCAGCGCGGCGCTTTTCACCCAGGTGTTCTCCGGCCTGCTCCACCGCTCGCCGacggcgctcctcctcctcctcgctgtcGGCATCCCCATCGTGTGCCTCTCCACCATGTACTACGTCAGGCCGTGCAAGCCGGcgatcggcgccggcggcgaggaggaggacgccatgCAGGACGGCCACTTCGCCTTCGCGCAAGCCGCCAGCGTCCTCCTCGGCGCGTACCTAGTCGGCACGACGGTCCTCGGCAGCGCCGTCAAGCTCTCCGACGCAGCCAGCTACGCGCTCTTCGGCGTCACTGTGCTCCTGCTCCTGGCGCCCCTTGCCATTCCGGTGAAGATGACGCTGTTCAGGAAAAAGAAGCCAACTCTAGTAgagccgccggcgtcggccgaGGAGGAGCCATTGCTGATCCCATCGGACCTACCGCCGGCCGACGAGGACTCCGAGAAGGTGGACGTGCTGCTGGCCGAAGGCGAGGGTGCCGTGGtgaagaggaagaggcggcCGAGGAGGGGAGAAGACTTCAAGTTCACCGAGGCCCTCGTCAAGGCCGACTTCTGGCTGCTCTGGTTCGGCTACTTCATCGGCGTCGGCACCGGGGTCACCGTGCTCAACAACTTGGCCCAaatcggcgccgccgcgggcatCGCCGACACGACAATCCTGCTGTCCCTGTTCGGCCTCGGCAACTTCCTCggccggctcggcggcggcgcgatctCCGAGAAGTTCGTCCGGTCAGTGCTGCTGCTTCCCCGGCCCATCTGGATGTCGCTGACGCAGACCGTCCTGGCCGTCGCCTACCTCTGCCTGGCGTACGCCCTCACCCCCGGCGTCGTCTacgcctgcgccgccgtcgtcggcctcTGCTACGGCGTGCAGTTTGCCGTGATGATCCCGACGGTGTCGGAGCTGTTCGGGCTCAAGAACTTCGGCCTCTTCTACAACCTCATGGCCGTGGCTAACCCGCTGGGCGCTGTGCTCTTCTCCGAGGAGCTCGCCGGGCGGCTCTACGACGGCGAGGCCGCGAGGCAGAGGCACAGCGGCGGGCACCCGCACGCGTGCATTGGCCCGGAGTGCTTCAGGGTCGCGTTCGTCGTGCTGGCCGGGTGCTGTGCGCTGGGGACGGCGGTGAGCTTGGTGCTGGCGGCGAGGATACGACCGGTGTTCCGGGCGCTGTACGCCGGCGGG